The genomic DNA CCTTCCGGACGTGCCACTCTAATCATCTCTTTTAAGGCTTGATCATTATCTGTAAAGTGGAAGAATCCCGCTCCAAGTACACCGTCAAACTCTTGATCATTAAATGGAATTCTCTCTGCAGAAGCCGCTTCAAAGGTCACATTCTTATGATCGAGCTGATTGAGTTTATCTTCTGCCCGACTGAGCATTCCCGCTGAAGGATCAGTGGCCGTGAGCCATCCATTTTTCCCGACCTTTTCAGCAAGCTTAGCATCAAAGGTGAGCGAACCGGAACCACAACCCAATTCTAGGATATCCATACCTTCTGAGATATCTATATAATCTAGAAACTCTTTTCTGAATTGAATGTCATTCGGAAACATGACATTGGATATATGTTCCCAATCACTGAGTTGATCAAATTGAGAAATATAAGTCATTTTCATGCGGTGATCAATATACTTTGAATCAACGAGCATTCGATATTCCGTATTCATTCTATTGCGACCTTTTTGCGTTAACTGTACGCAGCGTTTTTCTTCTACTTCTATGATTTCCAGAAACCCTAAGGCCAGCTCGATAAACAATTCTTTTTCTAACGAATGGGATACCCAAGATCGGTGGTTTTTCCCTGCAATAAAATCTTTTTCTGTCATCGTTCCATAATAGGAAATAGCTTGATGGTTTTCAAAACCGACGATGACAAGATAACACCATATTAAATCTGCTAATCCATACTTTTTAACAAATGATTTCACATCATTCATGGCCATCTCAGCAATTTCATGATGAATGGCGAGACGCCCTTCCATATCATAAGAAACATAAATAGCCGTCCCAATAAAAAAATCAAAAATACAAGAATAGACAATATCATCAAAGATAGGGACCGTTCCAAAAAGCCGGAATCGATCATCTGTCTCCGAATCATTCAAATGCCAGTTGTAATAAAGGTCTAAAATCCCTTTCGTTTCCAGATCGAATGTGTGAATGATTTCGTCTGGAAAATCATTTTCTATCGCTCCATTAATATGAGGATTGATCATGAGTTTTGCTTCACCAAGTTTATGCAGGCTGACTTTCATATACTCAATGTCATCCAAACGATTCATTATAACCCCTCCTAAAGCCTCCATGATTCAAGTCTATTTTTAACTTATTGGCGTGCCATTCGGGACTTGGGCATCTGGTTGTAATAGAACGACATCTGCTTCATCAGGGGTGCCTCCAAGGACAAGCACCTCTGATTTAAAACCCGCGATCCGACGCGATGGAAAATTGACGATTGCGATCACTTGTCGCCCCTCTAGTTGTTCAGGCGTATACCGCTTCGTGATTTGAGCGCTGGATGATTTCTCGCCGAGGTCCCCAAAATCTATTTGCAATTTGATGGCCGGTTGACGGGCTTCCAGAAATGGTTCAGCCTTTACAATTGTACCCACGCGCATATCTAGTTTTGAAAAATCATCTATGGTCGCCATTTTATCCCCTCCCCCTTATTTAACACTCATCGTTTGGCTTCCCTAGTGTTTGACCCAGTATTGAGTACAGTCTTGACTGCGATCAATAAAACCGTATTCAATCAAGTATCTTCGAATCGTAGCAAAGTCACTATAGAAATTCCGAATGACTTCATTAATTTCCTTTTCAGTGTAAGTCTTAGATGCATCAAACTTTTTGAAAATGTACTGTAAAACAATGATTTTACGTTTTTCCTTGCTCGGGAACTGTATTAGTTCGCCAGTTTTATCGTCAATATACGTCTTTAAGACTTTTTGTTTTTCTTGTTCAGTAATGGCAAATCGTTCATCAACCATTGTTGCCCCCCTGTGGATATCAATTAAAGTTTCTTTGTCTTGCGCCTCATCTTTCAGTAAACCCATCATTGCTAAAAACACACGTGATTGTTTTTCTTTTTCTTTTAACTTAAAACGGTGGTTACGAATGGTCGATGGGCTGGCTCCAAGTTTTGCTGCAATATCACGATCACTCAAACCCTCCCGAAAATAAGCAATGAGGGCTTGTTGGTGTTCGGTTAAACTTGTGTATTGTTTATTCATCCCTAAAAAATAGTCAAGCATGGAATCATGCTCATGCTCAATGTGATGTCTGACTGCCTTCTCTGCATCGTACAACATATCTCCACTGGGATAGATGACACCTTTAATATAAGACTGATTACAGATTAAGCAGTTATATGCTTCATGGATGGGGTCATAAACAAATCCTTGCTGTAGTTCTTCGATGGTTGCTTGCCAAAACCGTTTATCATCCATAACCAAACACACCTCAAATATGTTTATCATTTTATAAACATTATATTAATATGTCTACAAATAGTCAACACCCGTATTTGAGTCAATATTACGTCATTCATTCTTAGCCAAATTGATGGGTGATTTTGATTGACAACTTCTATTATATTTAATAATTTCTATATGAACTAAATAAAATATTTTCATCATAATCATTAGATTGATTATAAAGGAGACAACACATGGATGTTTCAAAAACCGCCCTTGTCCTGATTGATTTACAAAAGGAAAGTGATTTTGGTATAGAGGGGGCCAGCCAAGCTATTAATCATTCAAAATATCTGATTCAAACATGCCGGGATATCGGTATACCGATCATTTATACACGCCAACTCAACCGATCTAACCAGATAGGTTTATCCAATGGCGAGCCAATTAAAGATGACGGCACGCCCGTTTATTATTCGACGGATACAACGAATGTTGAGATATTTGATGAAATTGCTCCAGAGGGTCATGATATTGTGATTGACAAATACCGTTGGAGTGGTTTCTTTCAAACCCCTCTAGACTCGACATTAAAAAGTATGGGGATCAAGCATGTCATTATGGGAGGATTCGTTACAGACGGGTGTTTGATGACCTCTGTCTTTGACGCTTATTTCCGTGACTATCAAGTGAATCTCGTCAAAGATATTTGTGCGACATCCAATGAAGGGGCACACATGGCCTCCATCATGATTATGGCCAATTGGATTTATGACATGACGATTTATCAGTCTTCTGAACTTATCAAAAAACTGAGAGGTGAGGATTATCGGGTATGGGAATCGCCAGGACCTGATTCATTACAATTCACACCTGAAAATATGCGCGACGTTTTTCATACCACTGATTGAAACAAAATGAGGACAAAAGTATATAGTCACAGAATCATCCGAACTTGTTGATTAATCAGTTCGGATGATGTGTTGAAAGGAGTCATTCCTGTCATCGCTTCGTCAAAATCCTTCGCTTTCCACAGGAGTCTAAGTCTGTATATAATCTCGCAGTATCCTATGGTTGTAGCACGACTTTGACACTGTCCTCTTGTCTCTTATTAAAAATATCGTATCCGTGACTGGCCTCATCTAACGACAACTTGTGCGTCACGATGCCCTTCGGATCAAATTCATTGTTTTTAATCATATTATATATTTTGGGCATATAGTGGACGACTGGGGCCTGCCCCATCTTAAGTGTCACGTTTCTTGCGAAAAATGGTCCTAATGGGAAAAAGTTATACAGACTGCCATACACACCCGTTAGGTGCACAGTGCCAAACTTGCGCACGGCTTTGGTTGCGATTTGGATCGCACCAAGTGTACCTCCTTGAAGTTTCAAGTTTTGTTCAACGGTTTCCAGCGGTGATTTTTTACCATCCATACCGACGCAGTCAATCACTTGGTCGGCGCCGCCTTTAGTGATTTCCTTAATATGCTCACCCATGTCCATATACTGATCAAAATTGAACGCTTCGACGTTATTCATAGCTTTGGCTTTTTGCAACCGGTATTCATAATGATCAACAGCGATGACCCGTTCCGCGCCCTTCGTCCAAGCGAACTTCTGGGCCATTAACCCAATTGGGCCGCAACCGAGAACGACAACGGTATCCCCTTCTTTGACCCCTGCATGGTCAACACTCCAATAGGCGGTCGGTAGCACATCCGAAAGAAACAGCAAGTCGTCATCTTCCATACCACTGTCCTGCGGCACCACAAATGGTGTGAAATTGCCGTATGGAACGCGGAGATATTCGGCCTGTCCGCCCGGAAAGTCACCATATTTTTCTGAATATCCGAAATAACCACCAGAATCATAATGCGGATTACTATGATCACACTGGCTTTCCATCCCATGGTTACAGTAAAAACAAGAACCGCATGCAACATTGAATGGAATGACAACGCGGTCTCCCTTCTTCACTCTTTTAACATCTGGTCCTACCTCTTCAACGATGCCCATGGGTTCGTGGCCGATAATATAACCCTTCGGCAGCGGAAAATTCCCTAAATAGAGATGCAGATCCGATCCACAAATCGCAGTACTCGAAATACGAACAATGATATCTTCATTATCCTGAATATCGGGATTGGCAACCTTCTTAACTTGAATGTCTCTTTTCCCTTGATACGTGACGGCTTTCATATGCGAACCTCCTAGTCGATACTACTAAAAGGTTAATCATTGTCCAATGAAAATATACGCCACCAAATAGAATATCTAATGTTGATCAAATCGTTTTTCTACGAAAATAAACCAGTCCCCCAATTAAGAACACTAAAAAGCTCCCGCCAATAGTGACGACCAGTGTTTCAACAGGGACATAAAAAGCACCATAGGTCCCTTCCGTTTGCGGCATCATCGTTAAGAACGGCTGCGCCCACGGATACCAGGGACCGAAATCTTCAGAGTTTGCAATCAACATATTTGGCAAGGTCAAGATAACATTTAAAGCTAAGGGGGCCGCAAAACTCGCCCATGCTGTCGATACCCATAGTTGTAACGCAGCCAACGGCAGACAGGCTAACCAACCGCCAAGGATACTTTTCAGCGCCATATCTATAGGAAAGGGATCCGTATACCCTTGAGTCCACCCGATGTCTAACCAGCCAAGCAAAAATAGGAACTGCGTGATTACCAGTATTGACGCAACAATTACCCCTTTTGAAAGATAAATTTTCCATCTAGGGGCGGGTAGAGCCACTAATTGCTTCCATCCACCGTTCTGATGTTCGTACCGACAGACGAACGCCGATAAAACCCCAGTTAATAATGGTAGAAATAGAACAGCGTGAAGTTGAATCATCATAGACATCGGATTGAGCCAAGCATTGTTAGCCATATCCATATGACTCGTAAAACCTATAAGTGTTGCCAAAGCTGGACTAATAAACGCAAGTAATCCTATTTTCGATTTCCTTAATTTTATACCTTCAGATCGCAGTAAATTCCATAGCATGTTATGTCACATCCCGTTTTGTAAAATCAATCATGCCAATCAAGAAAATGATTATGCCCGTCATACCGCCAATGATTGCGTACCATGCGACAGCGTGTTCACTTTGGAGCAGCGGCCATTTCCAGAGTACCCAATCAGGCATATCGGCTGTATACATAGAAAAAATCGCTCCCAAAATCCCAATAGATAGCGCAAGCGCTTGATTCTTGAACGTAATGGCTAACCATAGTTGAAAGGCTAATAGCGGCAGTGCAGCCAATAGTGGCATGAAACTCATTTTTAGAAGATCAATCACCGAGAATGTCCAACCGAAGTCTAAAATGATGCCTAAGATGATTGATCCCAAAAATAACAATAGGCAAGAAACCAGTAACATCAGGACTGTCACAAAAAATTTTGCACCATAAATGACTGATCTTTGAACCGGAAGGGCTAATAACTGCTTCCATGAATTTTGGTGGTGTTCAATGTTCGCGATCATGGACGTGACAATAGCGATACCGAGTAAAAGCGTAACT from Tuberibacillus sp. Marseille-P3662 includes the following:
- a CDS encoding cysteine hydrolase family protein, whose amino-acid sequence is MDVSKTALVLIDLQKESDFGIEGASQAINHSKYLIQTCRDIGIPIIYTRQLNRSNQIGLSNGEPIKDDGTPVYYSTDTTNVEIFDEIAPEGHDIVIDKYRWSGFFQTPLDSTLKSMGIKHVIMGGFVTDGCLMTSVFDAYFRDYQVNLVKDICATSNEGAHMASIMIMANWIYDMTIYQSSELIKKLRGEDYRVWESPGPDSLQFTPENMRDVFHTTD
- the csaA gene encoding chaperone CsaA; this translates as MATIDDFSKLDMRVGTIVKAEPFLEARQPAIKLQIDFGDLGEKSSSAQITKRYTPEQLEGRQVIAIVNFPSRRIAGFKSEVLVLGGTPDEADVVLLQPDAQVPNGTPIS
- a CDS encoding ABC transporter permease, which translates into the protein MLWNLLRSEGIKLRKSKIGLLAFISPALATLIGFTSHMDMANNAWLNPMSMMIQLHAVLFLPLLTGVLSAFVCRYEHQNGGWKQLVALPAPRWKIYLSKGVIVASILVITQFLFLLGWLDIGWTQGYTDPFPIDMALKSILGGWLACLPLAALQLWVSTAWASFAAPLALNVILTLPNMLIANSEDFGPWYPWAQPFLTMMPQTEGTYGAFYVPVETLVVTIGGSFLVFLIGGLVYFRRKTI
- a CDS encoding zinc-dependent alcohol dehydrogenase, whose product is MKAVTYQGKRDIQVKKVANPDIQDNEDIIVRISSTAICGSDLHLYLGNFPLPKGYIIGHEPMGIVEEVGPDVKRVKKGDRVVIPFNVACGSCFYCNHGMESQCDHSNPHYDSGGYFGYSEKYGDFPGGQAEYLRVPYGNFTPFVVPQDSGMEDDDLLFLSDVLPTAYWSVDHAGVKEGDTVVVLGCGPIGLMAQKFAWTKGAERVIAVDHYEYRLQKAKAMNNVEAFNFDQYMDMGEHIKEITKGGADQVIDCVGMDGKKSPLETVEQNLKLQGGTLGAIQIATKAVRKFGTVHLTGVYGSLYNFFPLGPFFARNVTLKMGQAPVVHYMPKIYNMIKNNEFDPKGIVTHKLSLDEASHGYDIFNKRQEDSVKVVLQP
- a CDS encoding class I SAM-dependent methyltransferase; this encodes MNRLDDIEYMKVSLHKLGEAKLMINPHINGAIENDFPDEIIHTFDLETKGILDLYYNWHLNDSETDDRFRLFGTVPIFDDIVYSCIFDFFIGTAIYVSYDMEGRLAIHHEIAEMAMNDVKSFVKKYGLADLIWCYLVIVGFENHQAISYYGTMTEKDFIAGKNHRSWVSHSLEKELFIELALGFLEIIEVEEKRCVQLTQKGRNRMNTEYRMLVDSKYIDHRMKMTYISQFDQLSDWEHISNVMFPNDIQFRKEFLDYIDISEGMDILELGCGSGSLTFDAKLAEKVGKNGWLTATDPSAGMLSRAEDKLNQLDHKNVTFEAASAERIPFNDQEFDGVLGAGFFHFTDNDQALKEMIRVARPEGFVGLAGPLEFDLNQPFFREWFEDIFLLSEQKTSQSKLQIYLHRIEDLTQLFREYGLKHISHQTVNLSWVFPDPQTVVQFMIHGVGFFQQELEFMPMKARNELIQRLLEKGEKICARYSLNERTIQLPSYYIKGVV
- a CDS encoding ABC transporter permease, which gives rise to MMLRMFQADMLKMKRKWIWFLIFLGPFGVIALQGVNYGLRYDYLLNLYSNDWQGLIGNIQNLVPVTLLLGIAIVTSMIANIEHHQNSWKQLLALPVQRSVIYGAKFFVTVLMLLVSCLLLFLGSIILGIILDFGWTFSVIDLLKMSFMPLLAALPLLAFQLWLAITFKNQALALSIGILGAIFSMYTADMPDWVLWKWPLLQSEHAVAWYAIIGGMTGIIIFLIGMIDFTKRDVT
- a CDS encoding DUF2087 domain-containing protein translates to MDDKRFWQATIEELQQGFVYDPIHEAYNCLICNQSYIKGVIYPSGDMLYDAEKAVRHHIEHEHDSMLDYFLGMNKQYTSLTEHQQALIAYFREGLSDRDIAAKLGASPSTIRNHRFKLKEKEKQSRVFLAMMGLLKDEAQDKETLIDIHRGATMVDERFAITEQEKQKVLKTYIDDKTGELIQFPSKEKRKIIVLQYIFKKFDASKTYTEKEINEVIRNFYSDFATIRRYLIEYGFIDRSQDCTQYWVKH